A window of the Tiliqua scincoides isolate rTilSci1 chromosome 5, rTilSci1.hap2, whole genome shotgun sequence genome harbors these coding sequences:
- the LOC136653587 gene encoding olfactory receptor 6X1-like — translation MEVRNTSTVTEFILLGFPSLHHVRSLCFSVVLLMYSLSILGNGFILFIVFVDPKLQTPMYGFLCNLAFLEICYTSTAVPTLLQTFVTARTTISYHCCMAQFFFIFSLGTIELLLLTVMSFDRYIAICHPLRYPVIMTKALCFQLAIGSWLTGFLDIIFQGVTVWTLPFCDSNVIDHYFCDFGPLLSLSCSDTHHLELLAMLSAIFFVLFTFLLIVVSYIFIISTVLRIPSASGRKKAFSTCTSHLTVVSMLYGAIMFMYMRPNAHSSFHFSKAVPVLTTIVTPMLNPFIYTIRNVEVKQAFRRAVYRKGSCFKEKLLSVSNASREH, via the coding sequence ATGGAAGTGAGGAATACTTCCACAGTTACAGAATTTATCCTTCTGGGCTTCCCTTCTCTTCACCACGTACGGAGCCTCTGCTTCTCAGTGGTTCTCTTGATGTACAGTCTGAGCATTCTGGGAAATGGGTTCATCCTCTTCATCGTCTTTGTGGATCCCAAGCTCCAAACACCCATGTATGGCTTCTTGTGCAACCTGGCCTTTCTGGAGATCTGCTATACCTCCACTGCGGTCCCCACATTGCTGCAGACATTTGTCACTGCAAGGACCACCATTTCCTACCATTGTTGCATGGCTCAGTTTTTCTTCATCTTTTCCCTTGGAACCAttgagctcctcctcctcaccgTGATGTCCTTTGACCGCTACATTGCAATATGCCATCCCCTTCGCTATCCAGTTATTATGACCAAAGCTCTCTGTTTCCAGTTGGCCATAGGATCCTGGTTGACAGGATTCCTTGATATTATATTCCAAGGTGTCACAGTATGGACTCTACCTTTCTGTGATTCCAACGTCATAGACCACTATTTCTGTGACTTTGGGCCACTCTTAAGTTTATCCTGCTCAGACACTCACCACCTTGAACTGCTAGCAATGCTGTCGGCCATCTTCTTTGTGCTTTTCACTTTTCTTCTGATTGTGGTGTCCTACATCTTCATCATCTCCACTGTCCTGCGAATTCCCTCTGCAAGCGGCCGCAAGAAAGCCTTTTCCACTTGCACCTCTCATCTGACTGTGGTCTCCATGTTGTATGGGGCTATTATGTTTATGTACATGAGGCCAAATGCACActcttcatttcatttcagcaaAGCGGTCCCTGTGTTGACTACAATCGTCACCCCCATGCTAAACCCTTTCATATATACTATCAGGAATGTTGAAGTGAAGCAGGCATTCAGGAGGGCAGTTTACAGAAAGGGAAGTTGCTTCAAAGAGAAGTTATTGAGTGTGAGCAATGCCAGCAGAGAGCATTAA